The sequence TGCGGCTTGCTCGGGGAGATTGCCTGCGACGGCACCCGGGAGGTCGGCCTCTTCTGGAGCGAGGCGCTGGGCTGGCCGCTGGTGTGGGACCAGGACCAGGAGACCGCGATCCAGTCACCGCACGGCGGCACGAAGGTCGCGTGGGGAGGCCCGCCCGTGGCTCCGAAAAAGGTGCGGAACCGGCAGCGCTTCGACCTGTCCCTGGCCGGTGGCGACCAGCAGGCGGAGGTCGACCGGTTGGTCTCCCTCGGGGCCACTCGGCTCGAGGTGGGTGAGGACGGCTCCGTCGTGCTGGCCGATCCCGACGGCAACGAGTTCTGCGTCAGCGGAAACTGACCACAGCCCGGCCGGTTTACGGCGACCATGCCGAATGGCCGCCTGGCCGCAGCTTTACGCGGTATGGGGGTTACCGCCGGGAGGCGAAGACCACGATGGCGAGGACCCAACCGACGAACAGTCCGTAGATCCCGCCACCTGCGACCCAGTCGAAGGCACCGCGCAGGCTGGCATCCACCTGGATGAACGCGGCCAGGAGGCCGGCGGAAGCCGCAGCGAAAACATAGGCTCCCCAGGTCGAGAAGAACAGCATCGCGCTGCGCGATGACCCTGCGGCAACCATGACGGAGACGAAGACGCCGGCCAGCACGATGAGCAGGATTGCCTTGATGTCGTTGGCGAAGATGGTCCGCACCGACTCATCCGAGCTGAACGACCAGGTCGGCCACGCCAACTGCTTCAAGAAGAATCCCCACGCGTCGTTCGACGTGTGGTTCCTCGCCCATTCGGTGTAGGCCGGGTTGCCGAATGCGATCACCAGGATCAGGGCGGCGAGTACCGCTGTGCCCGTCACGGTGCGGATCCGCCCGGCTGTAGTGGTAGCCATACAGACAGTGTGAGTTACGACTTCCGGGCGAAGCAATCTATAGGGATGAATGGTCTTCAGGTGGCGGAGTAACGCCGTGGCGCGACTTCGCCAGCGCCAGCTATTCACCCGGCTGCGACGGCATCGGTAGAACCTTCGGCATGTCACTTCCCTTATCGCCCTCCGAGCCTGGCCGGCTGCGGCGCCGGTTGATCGCAGCAGCGACAGCGACGGGACTGATCGCTGGCGGAATCGCCACGATCCAGACGCCCGTGACCGCGGCAAGCCCCGCTGTGGCCCCCAAGGCCGAGACCAGGTCCACCCACACCATCACCCTGATCACCGGCGACGTCGTCACGGTGACCACGTCCGCCGACGGCCGGGAAACGGTCGATGTGGACCGGCCCGACAACGCCACCGGCGGCGTTCATCTGCAGGAGAGCGGCGGTGACCTGTTCGTCCTGCCCGACGAGGCACTGCCCCTGCTGACCAGCGACAAACTGGACCGGCGGCTGTTCAACGTCACCGATCTCATCGAGATGGGTTACGACGACGCGAAGACCGCCAGCGTCCCACTCATCGCCACCTACGCGCCGGCCAAGGCACGCGCGGCCAAGCCGGTCGTCCCCAGGGGCACGAAGCTGGTCCGCGACCTGCGGAAGGTCGGGGCCGCGTCGCTGGCGGCGGACAAGAAGCAGGCTCGCACCTTCTGGACCACCGTCGCGCCGGCCGCCTCCGGTTCCAGCCCCACGCTCGGCGCCGGGGTGGCGAAGCTCTGGCTGGACGGGCGGGTTGGCGCCAGCCTCAAGGAGAGCGTGCCGCAGATCGGCGCGCCCGAGGCGTGGGCCGCCGGGTACGACGGCCACGGGGTCAAGGTCGCGGTGCTGGACAGCGGGGTTGACGCCAGCCACCCTGACCTGGTCAACCAGATCGACGACAAGGTCAGCTTCGTGCCGAACGAGGACACCTCCGACGTCAACGGCCACGGCACCCACGTCGCTTCGACGATCGTGGGCACCGGCGCGGCGTCCGGCGGCACGTACAAGGGTGTCGCGCCCGGCGCGGATCTCATCGTCGGCAAGGTGCTCGGCAACGACGGTTTCGGCATGGACTCCTGGGTGCTCGCGGGCATGCAGTGGGCGGCCGAGTCCGGCGCGGATGTGGTCAGCATGAGTCTGAGCGACCCGACACTCTCCGACGGCACCGACCCGATGGCGGTCGCGGTCGACACGCTGTCCGCGCAGTACGGCACGCTGTTCGTCATCGCATCCGGCAACGCCGGGCCGCAGAGCATCGGCACGCCCAGCTCCGCCGCCAGCGCGCTGACCGTCGGTGCGGTCGACAAGCAGGACCGGCTCGCGTACTTCTCCAGCACCGGTCCGCTGGTGCGCAGCGGCGCGCTCAAGCCGGACATCACCGCGCCCGGGGTCGACATCACCGCTGCCCGCTCGCAGCAGATGACCACCGGCACCGGCCCGTACCGGACGATCAGTGGCACCTCGATGGCGACTCCGCACGTGTCGGGCGCCGCGGCGATCCTGGCTCAGCGCCACCCCGACTGGTCCGGCGCGCAGCTCAAGGAAGCGCTGATGAGCAGCGCGAAGGGCCTGGCCGCGGGGTACACGCCGTACGAGGTGGGCGCCGGCCGGCTCGACGTCGCGGCCGCCGTCCGCGCGAGCGTACGGGCGACCGGCTCGGTCTTCTTCGGAAACTTCGACTGGCCGCACGAGCCCACTGACGCCCCGGTGACCAAGCCGGTGACGTTCACCAACTCGGGCAGCACCGCCGTGACGTTGAACCTCGCCATCACCGGTACGGGCCCGTTCTCGCTGGGCGCCACCTCGGTGACGGTGCCCGCGGGCGGCAGCGCGTCCGTCCCGGTCACCGGCGACCCGACCAGGCCCGGCACCGGCCAGTTCACCGGTTACCTCGTCGGCACCGACGCCGCCACGGGCACCCCGGTCACCCGTACCTCGCTCGGTCTACTGAAGGAGGACGAGCGTTACGACCTGAAGGTCAAGCTGGTCGGTCGGGACGGCAAGCCCGCCGCCTCGATCGTCGTGATCAAGAAGGCCGGCGAGTTCTACCCGTTGTTGCTCAACATCGACGGGGAGACGACGCTGCGGATGCCGCCGGGCACCTACACCGTCGAGTCGACGCTGGACGTGCCGGGGGAGCGGCCCGACTCGCTCGGGCTGGCCCTGCTGGTGGACCCGGAAACCGTGCTCGACGACTCCGGCGCCGAGGTGGTGCTGGACGCGAGCAAGGCCCGCCTGCTGGACACCGTCGCGCCGCAGCACAGCCAGGACCGGCAGCGCAAGCTCGACTACACCGTCAAGTACGCCAACGGCGACAGCTTCCGCGACGGGTTCATGGTGCCGGTGCAGTACGACGACCTCTACGTCACACCGACGGACAAGGTCACCCAGGGGTCGTTCACGATGATCAACCGGTGGCGCAAGGGCGAGCCGCAGCTGAGCGTGGACGTCCCGGGCCTGCCGCCAGTGGACGTCACGGTCCAGCCGGGCAGCACGCTCACCGCCGGCAGCGAGACGCTGCCCACGGTCTACGCGGGCACCGGCGCGGCCGCCGACTACGCCACGCTCGACGCGAAGGGCAAGGCCGTGGTGGTGACCCGCAGCGACGCGGTCAGTGCCACGGACCGTGCCGCCGCCGCCGCGGCCGCCGGGGCGAAGCTGCTGCTGGTCGTCAACGACGGCGTTGGCGTGCTCAACGAATGGGTCGGCACGTCCCCGATCCCGGTCGCCACCGTGCACCGCGACGCCGGCGCGCAGCTGATCGGTCGGGCCAAGACCGGCACGCTGCGGCTGATCACCAACCAGGTGCCGTACGCGAACTACGTCTACGACCTGACCCGCAACTACTCCGGACAGGTGCCGGACCGGCCGCTCAGCTACCACCCGAACCGGCAGGAGCTCGCCCGGATCGACGCGCGCTACTACAACGCCACGAAGGGGATGGAGGGCGGCGGCTTCCGGTACGACGTGACCTTCACCCCGTCCCTCGGCTTCGCCGAGCGGGAGTGGCACCCCGCCACGCGCACGGAGTGGGTCACCCCGGACCAGGTCTGGCACGAGGTGCACAGCCAGGGCACCTGGACGGACACGGCCAACCGCAACACGTACGCCAAGGGCAGCACCACCCGGCAGGACTGGTTCGCCCCGGCGATCCGGCCGGCGTTCAACCGGGCGTTCGCGGTCCAGAACAGCCGCTACCGCGACTACATGACCATCAACGTGCAGGCCTGGAGCCCGTCCGGGGACGGTTTGGAGCACGGCGGAAACCTGGAGTGGGGTTCGGTGCCGACCAACCTGAAGCTCTACCAGGGCGACCGGATGCTGTACGAGAACAAGTACTCGTCGAGCATGCAGTGGCAGTCGGTGCCGGCTGGGAAGCTGCCCTACCGGCTGGTGCTGGACGCGTCCCGCCCGGCGGAGCAGTGGCGGCTGTCGACCCGTACGCACACCGAGTGGGACTTCGTCTCCAGCTCCAACGAGGCGGACAACTTCGAGCCGTTCGCCCTGCTGCAGATGGAGTACCGCCTCGACACCGACCTGCACGGTGACGTGAAGGCCGGCAGCACCGAGGAGATCCGCCTCAAGCCGATTCCCCAGGCCGGCGGCGGCCCCAGCACCGGCAACGTCACCTCGGTGACGCTGGAGGTGTCGTACGACGACGGCGCCACCTGGCAGCAGGTGACCCTGAGCAGGGACGCCGGCGACTGGTGGAACGGCGCGCTCAAGCTGGCGAAGCAGCCGGGCGGCTACGTGTCGCTGCGGGCCACCGGCAAGACCGACGCCGGCTTCAGCGTCAAGCAGGAAATCATCCGGGCGTACGGCCTGCGGTGAGACCGTTCGAGGGGCCCTGGGACGGCGACGTCCCGGGGCCCACCCCATCTGATCATCCGGTGCCGGAGTCTGTTCAAGATCTATCACGGTGGCGCATACTCATACCCCAGCGACGGCTGGAGGGGAGGCGCCCGCCGATGCTGGGTGCGTTGGGGCTCAGCACTGATCAGGAGTCCGTCTACCGCCGGCTGGTCGGACGCACCGCGGCCAGCTCAGCCGACCTCGCGGACGCCACGCACCTGCCCGAAGCGACGGTCCGAGCGGCGCTGTCACAACTGGTGGCGGACGGGCTGGTGAAGCGTACGCCCGACGGCGAATTCTCGGCCGCGCCGCCCGCGGTCGCACTCGGCGCGCTGATCAGCGAACGGCGGGACGGCCTGCACACCGCCGAGTTGGCGCTCGTCACCCTCGCCGAGGAACACCGCGTGGCGATGGCCGGCCGGAGCATCAACGAACTGATCGAGGTGGTCACCGGGGTCGACGGCATCCGACACCGGTTCGCGCAGGTGCAGCACGCCGCCCGGACTCAGGTACGAAACTTCGTCACCGCCCCGTTCGTCGCCGTGCCCCCGGGCACCAACACCCTGGAGACGGTGATGATGGACCGCGGGGTGACATACCGGGTCGTGCTGGAACGAGCGGCGCTCGCCGAACCCGGCATGATCGCCGAGACCGTCGCATCACTGCGCAAAGGCGTCCAGGTACGGGTGGTCGAGTCGCTACCCATCAAGCTCGTTCTGGCCGACGCCGAACTGGGTCTGGTGCCGCTGACCGTTGAATCGGGCGGCGAGCCCGGCGCCGTGCTACTGCACCGCAGCGGCCTGCTGTCCGCCATGGATGCGCTGTTCGAAATCGTCTGGCGCCACGCCCACCCGCTCGACGTGTCGGCACTGGCCGGGCTGACCGATGACGACGACGTCACCGCAGCGGACGCGGGTGCCCCGACCGAGCTGGACCGGAAGATCCTGGCACTGCTTCTGGCCGGGCTCACGGATCACGTCGTCGCCAACCAGCTCGACATCTCCTTGCGGACGTTGCAGCGGCGTCTGCGCCATCTGATGGATATCGCCGGGGTGAAGACCCGAATGGAGCTGGGCTGGTACGCCGCCCGGCACAACTGGGCGTGACGGAGCGCAGGATGCTGGAGGCCGTCGGCGTCGAACCCGGTGAGGAGGTCGTCTACCTGGCGCTCGCCGCCAGACCCGCGGCCGATGTGGCGGAGCTGTCCCAGCGGACCGGGTTGCCCGACCCGGACGTACGCCGAGCGCTGGCGGGGCTCGCGGCCAAGGGGCTGACCGATCTTCCGACCGGCCCGGCAGGCGTGATCCGGGCGGCGCCCCCCGACCCCACCCTGAAACTCCTGGCGTTGCGCCGGATGGACGAGCTGCGCAAGGCGCAAGCCGTGATCGCGGAGCTGACCGAGCGCTTCCAGGCCCGCGACTCGAACTGGCGCGGCGCCGGGGCGGTCGAGGTGGTCGAGGGCGCCCGAGCCATGGCCGAGCGCTACGCCATGTTGCAGCGCGAGGCCACCCAGCAGATCTGCTCGCTCGTCAAGGGACCGGCTGTCGCGGTACCGGCCACCGACAACGTCGGCCAGCGGGACGCGCTGCGGGCCGGGGTCCGCTACCGGGTGGTGTACGACCGCGACCTGCTGGACCCGGGCAGCCCCCAGATCCCGCTGTTGCTGGAGGAGTGGGCGGCGCTCGGCGAGGAGATGCGGGTAGCCAGTGTTCCGTTCAAGATGTCTGTCTTCGACCGACGGCAGGCCATGATCGCCTCGTCCGAGGAGCCCCTGCTCCTCGTGGTCCATGCCCGTCCCATGGTGGACTGCCTCGCCTGGATCGTCGATCGGATCTGGGAGTCGGCGCTTCCGGTGCCCGCCGCGCTGTCCACAGTCGCCGACGGTCCGTTGGCCGCCGAGGACCGCCAGCTCCTGGCGCTGCTCCTGGCCGGCTACACCGACCAGGCGATCGCCTCGCAGCTGGGGGTGAGCATGCGTACCGTCCAGCGCAGGGTGCAGCGGCTGCTCGCCATCGCCGGGGTGCAGAGCCGAATCCAGCTGGGGTGGCAGGCCGCCAGGCGAAAGTGGATCTAGAGACCCGACCTGCGGGGCCGTGGTGGCGGGTGACCCACGGCGCCCCACCCTGCCGGTGGCATTTTTGTGCCATGGCGATGAACCGTCAGCCTGGGCCCCTGATGATCGGTGGTCAGCGATGGCAGTGTGTCCGGCATCAGTAGGTCCCAGCCCCTGAAAGGATCCGAAGTGACGCCCCCTGTCGTACCCCCATCGCGGCGAGCACGGCGCGCCGTCGCGGCACTGGCCACCAGCCTCGTGGTGGGCGGATTGTCCCTGTCCGCCGTCCCTGCCCACGCCGACCCCGCCGCCGCCCCCGTCGCGGACAAGCTGGGCAGCCACGACCGGGCCCTGATCGCCAAGTACGCCGCCCAGCACCGGGCTCGGGCCTTCCCGGCCGGGGCCAGGCAGCAGGCCCCCGACTTCGTCACCCTGATGCTCGCCGTGAAGTCGGGCACCACCGAGGCCGCGGCTCGGCAGCTCACCGAGCTCGGCGCCGACGTCACCCGGACCGACGCGGAGGTCGGCTACGTCAAGGTGAACGTGCCGTTCGCCCTCGTGGACCAGGTCGTCGCGCTCGACAACGTGCTCCGGGTCGACGCCGACGAGCTGCTGAAGCTGGAGGACACCACGGTCGACGCCGGCACCGAGGGCGCCGCCGCCGGCTCCGGCGGCCTCCCGGCCGCCCCGACCGCGGCGACGCCGGACAACAACCCGTACATGCCGACCCGCGAGACCGGCTCGGTCGCCTTCAAGAACGAGCACCCCAGCTACGACGGCCGGGGCGTGACCATCGGCATCATGGACACCGGGATCGACCCCACCCACCCGGCGCTGGCCACCACCACGACCGGCGAGCGCAAGCTGGTGGACACAGTCGTCGGCACTAATCCGCTCAACCTCATCGACGCGCTGTTCATCGAGAACACGTGGACGCTGGTCAACACGTCGGCGACGTCGAGTGACCGGGTCACCGGGCCGACCGCCGTCAAGCAGAACATCACCTGGACCCTGCCGGACGCCGGCTGTGCCGACATGTACCTGAAGACGAGGCTCTACAGCGGCGTACGCCTCGCCGACAAGACGCTCACCGGCTACCAGGGCATCGCCTTCTGCGGGACGGACGGCTCCGTCTGGGTGGACACCGACAACGACCGCGTCTTCGCCGCCGACGAGCTGATCAGGCCGTATCACGTCGACCACCAGATCGGCTACCTCGGCACCGACAACCCGGCCACCGCCATCAACGAGCGGCAGCCGTTCACCGTCGAGGCCAAGCAGCTCACGTCGACCTACGTCGGCATCAACATCAACACCATCGAGGTGGACCACGGAACCCACGTGGCCGGGATCACCGCCGCCAACGGAATGCTCGGTGGACAGATGAACGGCCAGGCGCCCGGGGCCAAGCTGGTCTCGATGCGGGCCTGCACCAGCGGCGGCTGCTCCTCGGCCGCCCTCACCGACGGCATGATCGACCTCGCCACCAAGTACGGCGTGGACGTCATCAACATGTCCATCGGCTCCAGCCCCGCCCTCAACGACGGCCAGAGCGCCATGGCCCTGCTCTACAACCGCCTGATCGATCAGACCGGCGTCCAGATGTTCGTCTCCGCCGGCAACTCCGGGGCCGGCAGCAACACCGTCGGCGACCCGTCGCTCGCCGACAAGGTCGTCAGCGTGGGTGCTTCGGTCTCCAAGCAGACCTGGTGGGCGAACTACGGATCCTTCGTGCACCGGGTCAACTCCGTCTTCCCCTTCTCCTCGCGCGGCCCGCGGGAGGACGGCGGCTTCAAGCCGGACATCACCGCCCCCGGCGCGGCCATCTCCACCGTCCCGGGCTGGATCGCCGAGGCCCCGGTCGCGAGCACCGGCTACACCCTGCCGGTCGGCTACGCCATGCTCCAGGGCACCTCGATGGCCTCCCCTCAGGCGGCCGGCGCCGCTGCGCTGCTGCTCTCCGCCGCGAAGCAGAACGGCATCAGCGCCACCCCGGCTGAGCTGCGCGACGCCATCTACTCGACCGCCGACTTCAACAAGGACGAGCCGGCGATCGCACAGGGCCGCGGCCAGTTCAACGTGATTCACGCCTGGCAGCACCTCGCGAAGGGCGTGGCGGACACCGACGACGTCACCGCTTCCGCGCCGGTCTGCACCGTCCTCTCCGGCCGGTTGGTCCAGCCGAACGCCGGCAGCGGCCTGTACAACAACTGCGCGCCGGGTAGTGGCGGCCAGGCGGTCGGCGAGGCCCGTACGTACGAGGTCACCCTGACCCGCACGAGCGGTCCGGACGCGGCGCTCTCCTACGACGTGGACCTGCAGGGCAACGACGGCACCTTCACGGCGCCGAAGAAGGTCACCCTGGCGAAGGATGTCCCCACCGTCGTCGAGGTCGCCGCGGCCCCGGCCACCCAGGGCATCCACAGCGCCGTGCTCACCATCGACAACCCCAAGACCCGGGCCGTCGAGCGGTCGGTGATGCTGGCGGTCGAGGCCGCCGCCCCGCTCGTCGCCGGGCAGACCTGGTCGGCGGAGGGCACCGTCAACCGCAACGAGACCATCACCTACAGCGTCGCCGTCCCGGCCGGCACCACCAGCCTGACGGTGAATCTGTCTGGTCTGGCCGCGGACAGCCAGACCCGCTGGTGGGCGTTCACGCCGGAAGGCGTCACCGGCGAACGGTCGAGCGCGGGCACCGCCTACTGCTACGCCAACTACCTCGACGGGAACGGCTGCAACCCGCTGAGCCGTACCTACACCAACCCGAAGGCGGGCGTCTGGGAATTCGTTGTCGAGGCGCGACGCACCAGCCCGCAGTTCGCGAACCCCTACCACCTGGAGGCGACCGTCACCCGGTGACGACGCCGTGATCCGCCGGAGGCCCAGGTCGACACGTCGACCTGGGCCTCCGGGCGTCCGGGTGTCTCTGGGGGTCCTTGCTGGCGTTCCCGTCGATCAGTGGGTGGGCACGCGCGCTACCCGCCCGGCCAGGGAACGTGCACCGTCACCCGCTCCCGCAGCTGCTCGTTGATCAGCCACAGCTCGCCCGTGGCGGGCCAGTACGACAGGTTCTCGGTGTTCTTCGGCGCCTTGGTCCAGACGGTGGTCGACTGCCCGCCGGCGCCCCGGTGCAGGCAGCTCGGGTAGTCGACACCGTCGCCGATGTTGCCGGCGTACTCCGGGCAGACGCCGGCGATGACGAACTGCCCACCGTGCGACACCGCGCCCTGCATGCCCCATACCGGCGACCCGAAC comes from Micromonospora viridifaciens and encodes:
- a CDS encoding S8 family peptidase, which produces MSLPLSPSEPGRLRRRLIAAATATGLIAGGIATIQTPVTAASPAVAPKAETRSTHTITLITGDVVTVTTSADGRETVDVDRPDNATGGVHLQESGGDLFVLPDEALPLLTSDKLDRRLFNVTDLIEMGYDDAKTASVPLIATYAPAKARAAKPVVPRGTKLVRDLRKVGAASLAADKKQARTFWTTVAPAASGSSPTLGAGVAKLWLDGRVGASLKESVPQIGAPEAWAAGYDGHGVKVAVLDSGVDASHPDLVNQIDDKVSFVPNEDTSDVNGHGTHVASTIVGTGAASGGTYKGVAPGADLIVGKVLGNDGFGMDSWVLAGMQWAAESGADVVSMSLSDPTLSDGTDPMAVAVDTLSAQYGTLFVIASGNAGPQSIGTPSSAASALTVGAVDKQDRLAYFSSTGPLVRSGALKPDITAPGVDITAARSQQMTTGTGPYRTISGTSMATPHVSGAAAILAQRHPDWSGAQLKEALMSSAKGLAAGYTPYEVGAGRLDVAAAVRASVRATGSVFFGNFDWPHEPTDAPVTKPVTFTNSGSTAVTLNLAITGTGPFSLGATSVTVPAGGSASVPVTGDPTRPGTGQFTGYLVGTDAATGTPVTRTSLGLLKEDERYDLKVKLVGRDGKPAASIVVIKKAGEFYPLLLNIDGETTLRMPPGTYTVESTLDVPGERPDSLGLALLVDPETVLDDSGAEVVLDASKARLLDTVAPQHSQDRQRKLDYTVKYANGDSFRDGFMVPVQYDDLYVTPTDKVTQGSFTMINRWRKGEPQLSVDVPGLPPVDVTVQPGSTLTAGSETLPTVYAGTGAAADYATLDAKGKAVVVTRSDAVSATDRAAAAAAAGAKLLLVVNDGVGVLNEWVGTSPIPVATVHRDAGAQLIGRAKTGTLRLITNQVPYANYVYDLTRNYSGQVPDRPLSYHPNRQELARIDARYYNATKGMEGGGFRYDVTFTPSLGFAEREWHPATRTEWVTPDQVWHEVHSQGTWTDTANRNTYAKGSTTRQDWFAPAIRPAFNRAFAVQNSRYRDYMTINVQAWSPSGDGLEHGGNLEWGSVPTNLKLYQGDRMLYENKYSSSMQWQSVPAGKLPYRLVLDASRPAEQWRLSTRTHTEWDFVSSSNEADNFEPFALLQMEYRLDTDLHGDVKAGSTEEIRLKPIPQAGGGPSTGNVTSVTLEVSYDDGATWQQVTLSRDAGDWWNGALKLAKQPGGYVSLRATGKTDAGFSVKQEIIRAYGLR
- a CDS encoding helix-turn-helix domain-containing protein, translated to MPESVQDLSRWRILIPQRRLEGRRPPMLGALGLSTDQESVYRRLVGRTAASSADLADATHLPEATVRAALSQLVADGLVKRTPDGEFSAAPPAVALGALISERRDGLHTAELALVTLAEEHRVAMAGRSINELIEVVTGVDGIRHRFAQVQHAARTQVRNFVTAPFVAVPPGTNTLETVMMDRGVTYRVVLERAALAEPGMIAETVASLRKGVQVRVVESLPIKLVLADAELGLVPLTVESGGEPGAVLLHRSGLLSAMDALFEIVWRHAHPLDVSALAGLTDDDDVTAADAGAPTELDRKILALLLAGLTDHVVANQLDISLRTLQRRLRHLMDIAGVKTRMELGWYAARHNWA
- a CDS encoding helix-turn-helix transcriptional regulator; protein product: MLEAVGVEPGEEVVYLALAARPAADVAELSQRTGLPDPDVRRALAGLAAKGLTDLPTGPAGVIRAAPPDPTLKLLALRRMDELRKAQAVIAELTERFQARDSNWRGAGAVEVVEGARAMAERYAMLQREATQQICSLVKGPAVAVPATDNVGQRDALRAGVRYRVVYDRDLLDPGSPQIPLLLEEWAALGEEMRVASVPFKMSVFDRRQAMIASSEEPLLLVVHARPMVDCLAWIVDRIWESALPVPAALSTVADGPLAAEDRQLLALLLAGYTDQAIASQLGVSMRTVQRRVQRLLAIAGVQSRIQLGWQAARRKWI
- a CDS encoding S8 family serine peptidase, with the translated sequence MTPPVVPPSRRARRAVAALATSLVVGGLSLSAVPAHADPAAAPVADKLGSHDRALIAKYAAQHRARAFPAGARQQAPDFVTLMLAVKSGTTEAAARQLTELGADVTRTDAEVGYVKVNVPFALVDQVVALDNVLRVDADELLKLEDTTVDAGTEGAAAGSGGLPAAPTAATPDNNPYMPTRETGSVAFKNEHPSYDGRGVTIGIMDTGIDPTHPALATTTTGERKLVDTVVGTNPLNLIDALFIENTWTLVNTSATSSDRVTGPTAVKQNITWTLPDAGCADMYLKTRLYSGVRLADKTLTGYQGIAFCGTDGSVWVDTDNDRVFAADELIRPYHVDHQIGYLGTDNPATAINERQPFTVEAKQLTSTYVGININTIEVDHGTHVAGITAANGMLGGQMNGQAPGAKLVSMRACTSGGCSSAALTDGMIDLATKYGVDVINMSIGSSPALNDGQSAMALLYNRLIDQTGVQMFVSAGNSGAGSNTVGDPSLADKVVSVGASVSKQTWWANYGSFVHRVNSVFPFSSRGPREDGGFKPDITAPGAAISTVPGWIAEAPVASTGYTLPVGYAMLQGTSMASPQAAGAAALLLSAAKQNGISATPAELRDAIYSTADFNKDEPAIAQGRGQFNVIHAWQHLAKGVADTDDVTASAPVCTVLSGRLVQPNAGSGLYNNCAPGSGGQAVGEARTYEVTLTRTSGPDAALSYDVDLQGNDGTFTAPKKVTLAKDVPTVVEVAAAPATQGIHSAVLTIDNPKTRAVERSVMLAVEAAAPLVAGQTWSAEGTVNRNETITYSVAVPAGTTSLTVNLSGLAADSQTRWWAFTPEGVTGERSSAGTAYCYANYLDGNGCNPLSRTYTNPKAGVWEFVVEARRTSPQFANPYHLEATVTR